AAAAAAGCGCCTGGGAGTGTTTGAGTCAGTCTTGGCAGCCATCGATAATGTCCTTTGGAAGTGCAGGAGTGATTTCTTACACATGGAGTTTGTTGGTTTGTGGGACTGCTAGAGGGAAGCGGTACGAACCTTTTCATAACAGCTAATTTTCCTTCAAGTCCCTgacagaggaagagaaggcagTGTATGCAGAGAAGGCTCGTAAATGGAATATAAAGAAACGCTCTCAGAAGACAGTAAAGGAGGTAAATGGACAATGGAACGCCCTCAGTAAGAAGGAGGAGTAAACGGTATCGGGCTCTGTGTGCTCAGCTCCATAGGATGCTGTGCAAGTTCCACCTGctctcctcatcctccagcCTCTGGAGGGTATGGCTCCAGTACTAGTGCATACCATTACACGGGTTATGCAGGTAATTGTTCTGGTTTGAATTGAAGGTGAAGATACTTGATAACTCTTCAAACCATCGCAACTTGTTCCTTTCGGCTCATTTACCAAGAAAAATTTAGTTCTCTAACACCCTAGCTTTATGTTTAACAGTATTTTGCAAAGCCtgacttaattaaaaaaaatatactgtaaATTGGTGTTACTTCTTGTTATAGGTTCATGTTGGTTTTCCTTTGTGGGTGTCATTGGTTTAGGCAGTTCTTGTCTGATGGCCTGAAAGCACAACTTAGAGGCAGCTGATTTGTTGTTCTGGAGGAGCTGTGTAGTGAACCAGGTCAATGAAATGTTGTGGCCTACGCACTAATGGAATAATTACACCCTGCCATTATTTTTAGGTTGGTTGGATAAGGGAGAGAGTAGTAACGGTGGTGTGGAGAGCAATATAGAAGTCGGCAGTTGGGTTGAGTGTGTGGGGTTGTGTCTGAAACAATACAAAACAGATAATTTCTGCTATTTACTGCCTTGAAAAGGTGCTTGtcccttttgtttgtttctgtctcttttcctctccagcaCTTCTCTGAAGCAGAGTTACTCAAGAGTTTGAATTATGTGAGGTGTCagctcattttatttcattttggtcTTTGTTGGTAGTGTAAAAACTTGTGTGTCCAAGGAAAGAAAGTCACATTTACTGCCTGAGTAAATGGATAATACTGCATTTACTTCTTAATGCTCTATTACTACATAGTGACTGTGGACAATGAATTAATGGTGAGAATAAATTCCAGGACTTCAAAACACTTATGTGGTGATAGAGGGAATGACAGGATGGTCGTAGTTTGGAGTAACTAGTAAAAATGGATTAGTTAAATTAGTCAGTCTAGACTAGAAGGGAGGTGTTAGcaatgttttctggttttgggggCCTGTGTGTCTGGGAAGAAGCTGTTTAAAATGTGCTCATCCTTGTGTGGTTTAGCAGGCTGAGCATGTGTAATTAGTGAAACTCTGTTTTTACATGTCAGAGAGAACTAAGTGAAATGGCAGGTAAGTCACAAATGGAGGCTTCTGTGTTTCCTTCCACAAGTTGTAGCATTTTAGAAGATTGTAATCTAATGATGGAATGAATAATTGCTTCACCAGAATAAAGATCATGATCCTTACTGTATCAGTAGAAAGAGGCACATATGGATATATGAGATTATGTGGTCTCATTTTATtaatcccagcccagcacacagtCACTTTGTGTAGTGAAAGCCCACGTTCCTCTTTTGGAGGTGGCCAAAGCTTGCTTAGATGGGGGTAATtcctcatttttgttttaaatagttCAAACTGATAACCAGTTAACTTTGGCTGAGATGGTTCTATGCAGTCAGGGTTACTTGGATGTGGATGTTATTCCCAATTTGTGATCAGATTCTGTAAGGCTGCCAGGtttcttttcctattaaaaGCTTATTGTTCATGAATGGATTTTCAGAGCAATCCAATGACTTCCTTAAGGCTTTATCAGCTTATCATGAACCTGTTTCCCAGTCAAAGACAACTAACACATGTGCCAGGTGCTTTTTTCATAAAACTCATggagaaaagttttaaattccAGTTTGAAGAGTTCCTGCCTGTGACAAGTGGTTcaataataagaaaatactccttttggggtttttttgtattacATTTTGTAAATTTAGCTGTAGTTCTTTAAAGCAGTAATGGGTTGACAAAGGTACTGAAAAGAAATCTTGCTTTCCTGGCCTGCAAGTATACAGGCACTTTAATACATTAAACTTTTCCACCTAACCACAGCTATTAGTGGATATTGCATTTTCCTCTGATATAAGGAGGTGAAGGACTTTATTTGGGACGAGAAGacttttgttgtgtttttttttttttacctttctcaTCTTTTCCAGACTGATGTGCCTGATCCAGTTCCTGCTCCTCTGACCACAAAGATGCCCAGTGCTACTCCTTTGCCAGATGCCTCTGCTCTGTCTTGGAAGAGTGATCAGGGTATGGTGATTTTAAGGCAGTTGATCCTGGTAGATGAGAGCTTGCCCTTTGAGGATGTTCTCTCAGTGGTACCTGTACAAAGGCTGTTTGCATTTTGCTAAAAGCCATCTGTGCCAGATGTTTTACACTACTGGGCTACTGCTGTAAAAGGTAGAGGGACATTAGGGAAAATACTGTTCCCCCCTCCAACCTCCAAGAATTCTATCCTCTGTTTTTTAGCTCAGTGGGAGTATAGCCACTAGCAGTTTCTTAACAgttattttgaagtttttaaggaaaaggtaatttttcaAGTCCTACATTTATGAGTTGACAAGGTCTAATCCAAGTTCAGCATACAAGAATACTTGCGCTGATTTCAAAGGGTTAAGAATTGCTAGATATCAAAGTTCCAGATTTGTATGACAGAGGTATTAAATATAACAAGGGTCTGGTCTCACTGGGAGAATAAAAGAGGGAATATGCACTCTGTCAATGCCTTTATAACATCCTGACTTGCTTCCTTATTGAAAGAACGCTAGAAAATGAAACCTTTCTGACCTCTACCCTGTCTTCAAATGGTTGTTCTAATTAGGGTTGGGTAGTGAACACATTTGTAATCTTCTACCCAATGAATATTATGTTATTCTGAAAAATGATAAAAGGTAGTGCTTACAAGGTAAGTTAGGAAGCCAGTTCATATAAGCCGTATCTGCTGTGTGGTTAAGTCTCAGCTCCAGGCTTTTTGCCTCAGTCTCTTGAACTGGTTTCATGTTGTCATGGTTATGGGGGAGCAAGAAACAGTAGCTCCATAAAAAGTGAAATGCTTATTAGTGCCCTGTGTGTGAGGGGTCATGCTCCCTTGTCATTGTGATGCAGATTTGATTGGGCTGATCATGCTGGCTGGCTTGAGTTGGCACAATTCAACTTTTAGCTGAATGATAATGGATAATTGAGGTACATTTCATGATGCTGCTCTTAATATTTCTCAGTTAAAGTTCTGTATGGTTCCCTGGAGCTATATCCATTTTTCCATAAGGTAGGAGAGGTGTCTTTCCTATGACTCCTGAGCTCGTACAGTTTAAGACCCACATAAGGGAGCATGACCATTCAGGCTTAGGGCAACTGGTGTTAAATGTCCTAAAGCCTGgcatacaaaattatttatgtgtAAAGACAGTTACACATCTCTAGTAGAGCAAGTAGGACTTTTTTTATGAGGGGCAGTAGTTAAGAGTAAGGATTAAATAGCTCTGTTAAACTTCACTGAGGACATTGTGACGGTCGTGAAGAGAAGGATTAAGGTgtattgtaaaatatttgtcatAGTTGGATACTTTTTAATTAGTAAATGATAAATCTGTTCCTTAACATTTGTGTTGGGTATTCTTGCCACTTTCTTTGGGAGCTCATTTGGTGGAGGAGAAGCAATCCTTTTAATTAGCAGACTTCTCATCTTCTTGCCCCACAGGACTACTACCAACTCGTTTAAGTGGTGTAAGCTGCCAAATTTAGCTTGTGAGGCTGTTTTGCAGCTACTGATTTGGTTTTTCCCTAACCTTATTTTCTGAAAGGGCAAAGAGACCTATCCTGAAAAAGAATAATGTCTCCTGTTGGATTGCAGGCCTCTTAACATCATGTGGTTTTGGAGGTTGGCTTTTCTTAGTTGCTTGtatttgttggggtttttgccCCATCTCTACACACAGTAGGATCTCTGGAAGGTGCCCAGTGTGCCTGAATTCTGCATAAGTGTTGTTATCTTGTCATCTTGGGTACAGAGGAAGATCTGTGTGTTTTGCTTGGTTGTTGCCCTTCTTCACCCATTTTCACCCTTTTTCATAGGAGAAAGTTCACCAAAGCTTTCCCTGGATGAGAGGAGACCAGCATGGCTTCTGTAACCTCTGGTAGCTTGTCTGAAGAtgtctttgttctttttctttcagatatgGTTGCAGACATCTTCTACTTCTTGGACATTTACAGCTACGGGAAGCTGCCGCCCCACTGCGAGCAGCGCTTCCTTCCCTGTGAGATTGGGTGTGTCAGATACTCCCTACAAGATGGCATTGTGGCTGATTTCCACCACTTCATAGATCCAGGTGAGTTCCAAGAAAGTCAGAAGTACTGGGGTGAGAGGGAGGCTTTCTGGGGTCACTGCTGCCCAGGTTAGACTTCTGGTATTAAGCCAagttaatttatttgtaaattataAATGGTCAGACTTCTTAAAATATCAGAGCAGTGCTGAACTTGTTTCTGAAGAGATCTAGTGTCAGAACTTCATGTAACTCCAAAAAGGGTAGGATAATTCCAGGAGGACCTGCACCTGTTTGTGCATGTCAATGCATGTTTCTCTTAGCTGGACCTAAACACACTCTACAATGcactttgttttctaaaatgcatagaactgaaaataacttttccaAAAATAGTTGTGGCACTTTTACAAGGGAAGATGAAGCTGTTCCTTTCTGTATGTGAAGCTGTGGTGTATAGTGGAGAGTTAAGGATCTCCTTGGTGGTGTTAGATGATGATTGtgctttctcctctcttttgcAGAAGTACCACCACGTGGTTTTCGGTACCACTGCCAGGCTGCCAGTGAGTattaatggagaaaaagaatGGTGTGCAAAGGTGTGCAGTTTTAGACTCAGCTTATCTCACCTCTGTCCAAATATTTTGTAAGTCTTGATAGTCTTTGTGTGTATCTTCAGCATAAAGTGCTAATTAACAACAGGGTAACTCAAAAGATACtactttatatttaaaagttatGTTTAGCAGCTTGGCCtatattaacaaaattaaaatatctacACCATTGTTTTGTCTGGCTTGGCCTGCCTGTTTCCTTTGTGACGCTCAGTAATGTTTATAGACTCCAGTTTGTTTCTATTAGGACACTTCCTCTCCTTGTGTACAGAGGGAACAAACTTGGCCCGTGTTTTCCTATGTCTAATACTTGGATAATGGCCTTTTAAAAGGAGCAGGAGTGTGAGTGTttgctcacagcccagagctgctgacagAAGCAAGGTTTTGGTAGCTTAAACACAGACCCTGTCTGTGGAGAggaatgtgtgtgtttgtgtgcatgcatatatatacacagaagGATAAAAAGGAGGATGGAACTGTATCTCTTAAGGAAACTGGACTTCTCacaattttgtggttttttgttgttgttttgttgttcttgttttcccctgtcccccttccccccttcaTTAGGTGATGAAACCCATAAGATCCCTATATCTGGATTTCACCTTCCTCGTTCTTGTTACTCAGTTGTCCTACGGGAACTTGTTGAGTTTGCCCAGCCAGCCAGAGGTGCTCAGCCTCGCTTCTTCTGCAGGGTATGGCCAAGGTCAAAGCTCTAAATCTCCACTTCTGCTTTCACTCCTGTTGGATGACTAAGGAGACAGTTCACTCTAAAACCTAATCAGTGTGCATATAAGTGGGGAAAGACACTTGTTGCCAAAGTGTCCCAGTTCCACGCAGGAAGAAATGGCCTCTAGAAGCCAACCTTTTTATAAAGCAGAGACctaattttctgcctttttattttcagcctgCACTTCTGGCTCTAATCTACTGATGAACAGGGTCTTTTGTTCTCTGACATTGTTATGACTTTGGTTAAGGGCTCCTAAGATTTGACTTAAATTGGATGTGCTCAAATAATAGTCATAAATCCTGCTTTTTTGAAAggatatttttacattttcgTGACTCTTTTCCCCATGAGAATAACACGTGTCTTAAATTTTTGCTCAAGTTTCATTTTCCAGGCAACAGAACAAAATGTTAGGATTCAGAGGTGTTTAAATTTCATAACAAGTCTATTATGTTTCAATTCAATTCAAACCTAATCTTAATCCTTAAAAAGTAGGGAGGGACAAGATACTGGGCTCCAACCATAAATACAGTGCTCTGAAGAAGTTTGCATTTGGGTCTTCTTCAAGATAGTCATCAGGGAGGTTGCATTCAGTGCCACAAACAATTTTGGTTTGGAGGTGGCTTTTTCAGACCTGGACAGAAGTCATGGAAGTGTCAGAATTCTGTACTGTACTCCTTTGAGATGACAgaaatcttttttcctccagtctAATGACAGATTCCGAATTAACTGGTGTCTTGGTCGAATGGCCAGCATAACAGGTAGAAAATGGATCATTTTTGTCCATCCTTTTCCCCTCCTACCCCCAGAAATAAGGGCCGTGTAATCATGGACAGCTGTATTTGTCTGAAAAGCATGTCTCAAAGTTTTCATAAAAGCTGGTTCTGATAGCTAGAACTCCTTTGCatgctccttcctcttcctttctcccaccACTTTCCAGGAAGCCAGGTTTTATTAAAACCACTGGTGGAATATCTTTGTGCTTTGATGCTATGATAAGAGGCTGGGCAGTGAACAGGGACTGACTGAGAAATGAACTGAGCAGGATATTCAGTGACTCCTGTTCTCCTGGCCTGGATTTTCACTGAACTGCAGGCATTGAGAGCCACTGGGAGCTTTTTGCAGTAGAAGACCTGATAATGAAACTGTACCAGAAGAAATACCAAAAGGAGCCATCCAAGATCTGGGTGTACAGAAAACTGGATGTCTGCCTGTGGGATTTCTCCAGTAATACCAGGTGGGTTGGGTGGCTCTTTGTGTAAATGTGCCTGCTTTCAGATTCTTCTGTGTTGATACAAAAAGTGATAATTgcttgcagtgctgcaggagcatACTGGGTGAGTATGCAGTTAATTTAGAAATAGACCCTAGTGCTTCTTCTACTAATTTAAGAAAAGAACCAATAATTCTGTCTTAAATTtcagtagattaaaaaaaaaaactgtaaattaTTCCTTGAAGTCTGCTTGGAATATGGATTTTAAGATCCATTGAGTTCATCGTTGtcactttgtctttttttatagTCAGGCAGTTTTCTGTTCCCATTAATGTCTTCACCCTAGAGGGGGACCTTAAGGAGGATGGAAGAATGCACTGTAAAAGACACGTTTGGAGAGGAAAGTGAAGATGTTTATGCTATGAGGAGCTATTTCACATTAATGGGAAGCTTGAAATAGTTCAAATGGTTTAAATTCCATTTGTCTCTTAGGGttctcttttctccctgcccCCCACCTCAGCATGAAGCAGATTGCCTGATAAGCAGACCTTTAAGCTCTGCATAAACTACTTAGGGCAAAGCTATTGAGCTCTGTGAAATTTTAAAGGTACTGCATGGTCACTGCAACAAAAAGAtaccatttttaatatttgttccTGTTCTGGCCAGACCAACTGTTCTTGTTGATTAACAATGTAGGTGCTTCTGAAGTAAGCCTGAGCTTCATTTCATATAGGTGCAAGTGGCATGAGGAGAATGATATCATCTGTTGTGCTCTGGCATCATGTAAGAAAATGAGGTGAGTATTGCTTGAGGAGTTGACTCCAGAATgatggcttttattttgttagcACTTCAATGGTGACAAAAGTGTTAATTACATTAGACTTCAGTGTTTGACTTCAGAGGTATTCTCAGTATGCTCTGGCATATCTCTACTTTGGAAACTTCTATACTGCCTGACATATAATGTATATACATAAGATTCTGTAATCTTTttggggagaaaggaaaagtaaatCGTTTGGAAACAAGGAAATGCCACTTATGATCTCTGTTGGCAGAAGTAGTAGCACTTAGAGAGACAATAATAAATAGTCTTTCATTCAACAACCTCATCATGGACTGCtatgcccccccccccccccccccaaaaactgCTTTTCACACTTCTAAGTGCTGCATTTGATAATGTGGGGAAgcagtttgtttttatttcatatgtAGTTGCACAGCAGACTGGTGGTCTTGGAaggatgcagggatgctggcATAAAGTCCTTCTGCCCTCTGGTATCTGTTCCATGCATCTCAGGCTTTGGCTACTTCTGTTTGCCAGCTGAAGAACATAAAATGCTGTGCTTCCACACATCAGCATTCCAGCCCTCTTAGTCAGacctttcttgttttcctttttttcttggtcTAGTTACTGCATCAGTAAGTCCTTTGCTAGTGTTTATGGAGTCCCACTAACAGCAGCTCACCTCCCTCTGCAAGACTCTGATTGTGATCAAAGCACAAATACCAGGATTGTGAAACTGGATTCTGGACATACCCaggtcagatttttttcaattgaTACCCTGATTTATTTCCAGTTGCCAATTTAACATGAGCTGTTTCGTCTTTGGATGCTGTCCTCTGTGACATGTGTTGGACAGACTGATGAACTTGCAGGATTTTGACCATGATTCATAGGTTTGATGGATAGTGGTGTATGTTTCATGTTAGCAGATACATGTACCTTACTttgaatatgtatttttttcatacagaaaatgaaagctgagaGTTCTGGATGCGACAAACCTTCGGGTTCTCCAAGACAGGATCGATACTTTGTCTCTTCTAATTGTGAGTTTGAAACGTCCACattttttaagctgaaagagCTCTTTAAACTTAACCCAGTTATTACTTCTTCAAATTTCTGGGCTTAGATGTTGCCTGTAAGTGGTGTACAGCTCTGTGTGAGCTGTGCTTATTATTGTGTGTGGAtttcatttcactgaatttCTGAAGACTCAAGCAGGAAGAGCTGACCTTTTCTTACTGGACAGAATCTTAGGGTCAAAAACATCtctcaaaattcagtttttcttagAAATGTTGCTCTCTGACTTATGCTTTTCTGTTACATGGAGCCATTCCCATGCCCAGGTGCTTTGAAGCAGggccatttttaaaatactctccAGCCCTTAAATCATTGTATGTACAGACTGAGCTGGTCCTCGTTGCAAATGTTCTGTCACAAGTCAGTTAAAAGTCTTCTCTTTTAAAGTCGCTTTTTgcagaaagggttttttttactagaaGGCCTCTGAGCTCAGTTCATCTGGGCATTTCATGGCTAACCTTCAGAGGAACAGAAACAggtttgcaaaataaataagaattcTGAGTTTGCAGCTTGATATCTTATGCATAAGATTCATGCCGGGTTAAACTCTGTTCCACCTGGAAATCATGACCTTATGGTCTTGGTGCTTGTGGAGGACACAACCTGCCTGACTCTTGTATCAGAGGTGTTGAATAGGTTCAGCTCCACAGCATGAAGAACAATTCCATTAATTCATGTGAGCTTTAAAGGCTGATTTGATGTGCAaactgtatttaatttaataggTGATGCTCCATGTGGTGTGAAGACCTCCCCTTGTGGAGCAAGTGTTGTACAAGGAAGAGGAGTTATTCGATTGCTGAGAAGTGCATCTGATCTATCCAAGTCTTTCAGTAATTGAAAATCTCTTTCACA
This sequence is a window from Vidua chalybeata isolate OUT-0048 chromosome 2, bVidCha1 merged haplotype, whole genome shotgun sequence. Protein-coding genes within it:
- the MAEL gene encoding protein maelstrom homolog isoform X4, yielding MARRGGCRSAFSCFVHDQLPELERRGLPVAHVADAVPYCSQAWESLTEEEKAVYAEKARKWNIKKRSQKTVKETDVPDPVPAPLTTKMPSATPLPDASALSWKSDQDMVADIFYFLDIYSYGKLPPHCEQRFLPCEIGCVRYSLQDGIVADFHHFIDPEVPPRGFRYHCQAASIESHWELFAVEDLIMKLYQKKYQKEPSKIWVYRKLDVCLWDFSSNTRCKWHEENDIICCALASCKKMSYCISKSFASVYGVPLTAAHLPLQDSDCDQSTNTRIVKLDSGHTQKMKAESSGCDKPSGSPRQDRYFVSSNCDAPCGVKTSPCGASVVQGRGVIRLLRSASDLSKSFSTETQDEVVRSFE
- the MAEL gene encoding protein maelstrom homolog isoform X2, yielding MARRGGCRSAFSCFVHDQLPELERRGLPVAHVADAVPYCSQAWESLTEEEKAVYAEKARKWNIKKRSQKTVKETDVPDPVPAPLTTKMPSATPLPDASALSWKSDQDMVADIFYFLDIYSYGKLPPHCEQRFLPCEIGCVRYSLQDGIVADFHHFIDPEVPPRGFRYHCQAASDETHKIPISGFHLPRSCYSVVLRELVEFAQPARGAQPRFFCRSNDRFRINWCLGRMASITGIESHWELFAVEDLIMKLYQKKYQKEPSKIWVYRKLDVCLWDFSSNTRCKWHEENDIICCALASCKKMSYCISKSFASVYGVPLTAAHLPLQDSDCDQSTNTRIVKLDSGHTQKMKAESSGCDKPSGSPRQDRYFVSSNCDAPCGVKTSPCGASVVQGRGVIRLLRSASDLSKSFSN
- the MAEL gene encoding protein maelstrom homolog isoform X3, whose amino-acid sequence is MARRGGCRSAFSCFVHDQLPELERRGLPVAHVADAVPYCSQAWESLTEEEKAVYAEKARKWNIKKRSQKTVKETDVPDPVPAPLTTKMPSATPLPDASALSWKSDQDMVADIFYFLDIYSYGKLPPHCEQRFLPCEIGCVRYSLQDGIVADFHHFIDPEVPPRGFRYHCQAASDETHKIPISGFHLPRSCYSVVLRELVEFAQPARGAQPRFFCRSNDRFRINWCLGRMASITGIESHWELFAVEDLIMKLYQKKYQKEPSKIWVYRKLDVCLWDFSSNTRCKWHEENDIICCALASCKKMSYCISKSFASVYGVPLTAAHLPLQDSDCDQSTNTRIVKLDSGHTQKMKAESSGCDKPSGSPRQDRYFVSSN
- the MAEL gene encoding protein maelstrom homolog isoform X5, translated to MPSATPLPDASALSWKSDQDMVADIFYFLDIYSYGKLPPHCEQRFLPCEIGCVRYSLQDGIVADFHHFIDPEVPPRGFRYHCQAASDETHKIPISGFHLPRSCYSVVLRELVEFAQPARGAQPRFFCRSNDRFRINWCLGRMASITGIESHWELFAVEDLIMKLYQKKYQKEPSKIWVYRKLDVCLWDFSSNTRCKWHEENDIICCALASCKKMSYCISKSFASVYGVPLTAAHLPLQDSDCDQSTNTRIVKLDSGHTQKMKAESSGCDKPSGSPRQDRYFVSSNCDAPCGVKTSPCGASVVQGRGVIRLLRSASDLSKSFSTETQDEVVRSFE
- the MAEL gene encoding protein maelstrom homolog isoform X1; this translates as MARRGGCRSAFSCFVHDQLPELERRGLPVAHVADAVPYCSQAWESLTEEEKAVYAEKARKWNIKKRSQKTVKETDVPDPVPAPLTTKMPSATPLPDASALSWKSDQDMVADIFYFLDIYSYGKLPPHCEQRFLPCEIGCVRYSLQDGIVADFHHFIDPEVPPRGFRYHCQAASDETHKIPISGFHLPRSCYSVVLRELVEFAQPARGAQPRFFCRSNDRFRINWCLGRMASITGIESHWELFAVEDLIMKLYQKKYQKEPSKIWVYRKLDVCLWDFSSNTRCKWHEENDIICCALASCKKMSYCISKSFASVYGVPLTAAHLPLQDSDCDQSTNTRIVKLDSGHTQKMKAESSGCDKPSGSPRQDRYFVSSNCDAPCGVKTSPCGASVVQGRGVIRLLRSASDLSKSFSTETQDEVVRSFE